From Candidatus Zixiibacteriota bacterium, a single genomic window includes:
- a CDS encoding response regulator gives MDKKVLIIDDEPDVAKYLTEILKDNGYTTYSADNADIGMEVLESIIPDLICLDIMMPMESGISMYVKIRKDERFKHIPVLIISGVVQENEYDFRSYVSDKSIPPPDYFFEKPISVAKFMKIVDKFTSPDLSNNNRGKQDV, from the coding sequence ATGGATAAAAAAGTTTTAATAATCGATGATGAACCGGATGTGGCGAAGTATCTTACTGAGATACTGAAGGATAACGGATATACTACTTATTCAGCGGATAATGCTGATATTGGTATGGAAGTATTGGAATCAATAATACCCGACCTTATTTGTCTTGATATTATGATGCCAATGGAATCCGGCATTTCGATGTATGTTAAGATAAGAAAAGATGAGAGGTTTAAACATATTCCGGTCTTAATTATCAGCGGAGTAGTGCAAGAAAACGAGTATGATTTTCGCTCATACGTTTCCGATAAATCGATTCCACCTCCGGATTACTTTTTTGAAAAACCGATTAGTGTAGCAAAATTCATGAAGATTGTTGATAAATTCACCTCCCCTGATTTATCAAATAATAACAGGGGAAAGCAGGATGTCTGA
- a CDS encoding response regulator → MSKKILIIDDEDDIRKFLVEFLRDEGYETIAASDGIEGQKILKSEKPDLITLDLQMPNDTGTAFYRKMHRDKEYSKIPIIVISGVAGRHLAIKKPIAVFDKPIDKKALLEVIKDTIG, encoded by the coding sequence ATGAGTAAGAAAATATTAATTATCGATGATGAGGATGACATACGAAAATTCTTAGTGGAATTTCTTCGGGATGAAGGATATGAAACCATAGCTGCCTCAGATGGAATTGAAGGTCAAAAGATATTGAAATCCGAAAAACCCGACTTAATTACTCTGGATTTACAGATGCCGAATGATACCGGTACTGCCTTTTATCGTAAGATGCATCGGGATAAAGAGTACAGCAAAATCCCTATTATTGTAATCAGCGGTGTTGCCGGAAGGCATCTGGCTATTAAGAAACCTATTGCTGTTTTTGACAAACCTATCGATAAAAAAGCTCTTTTGGAGGTTATAAAAGATACAATCGGCTAA
- a CDS encoding response regulator — MAETNKKTVLVVDDEEDVRKYLSMALSEAGFNVIIACDGFEAIDQVKKHSPDLISLDLVMPKRSGIKFYRDLAKNKQWAKIPVIIVTGHARDDLGKSDLKELTMSGPGIYLEKPVKPDNYIAAIKNLLGMDTTKEEKEIAEQVELQNKLKNMIDDADPTTLKKFKELFNKKDT; from the coding sequence ATGGCTGAAACAAATAAAAAAACCGTCTTAGTAGTTGATGATGAAGAGGATGTTAGAAAATATCTTTCGATGGCTTTATCTGAGGCAGGCTTCAATGTGATTATAGCCTGTGATGGGTTCGAGGCAATCGACCAGGTTAAAAAACATAGCCCCGACCTTATTTCTTTAGATTTGGTTATGCCTAAAAGATCGGGAATTAAGTTTTATCGCGACCTTGCCAAAAACAAGCAATGGGCAAAAATACCGGTAATTATAGTTACCGGTCATGCCCGAGACGATCTGGGCAAATCCGACCTGAAAGAACTTACTATGTCGGGTCCGGGGATTTATCTCGAAAAACCCGTTAAACCTGATAATTATATTGCGGCAATAAAAAACCTATTGGGAATGGATACGACCAAGGAAGAAAAAGAAATTGCAGAACAGGTAGAACTTCAAAATAAGTTGAAAAATATGATTGATGATGCTGATCCAACGACCCTTAAAAAATTTAAAGAGCTATTTAATAAAAAGGACACTTAG
- the nrfD gene encoding polysulfide reductase NrfD yields MDRSNVFKSVLWMITGLGLAAFITRFLFGLGAVANMNDAIPWGFWKGFNVFPGIALAGGGFVMTAIIYVMHREEYHRYAKVSVLLALLGYLTAATALFTELGLPWMIWHPIIYWQHHSALFEVSWCVMLYLTVLFLEFLPVPLEETSKFAGIRRFLTKYKIVLVFLGIMISTLHQSSLGTMWLITPSKLHPLWYTPLLPILFFISAVGVGPLMLILGVLVISYVYRKKIDYDILTKLALLALSVVAIFGLVRFVDIGARGKLPLIFNGSWQASLFIIEISLMVIIPIVFLGVKKLRHSQAGLWVAAISAVIGLVLNRANIAGIIVTAAGPGYKPTIFEVLISLCIISGAILAFLYVIERFKVWDQKWEDPQDKPESKPVFDRTSEVWLGTPRLASRTIYSLILVFGLALGFAIIPSHRIYSDGIKNVPAMKARGGDSLFVDGNHDGYGAAFRHDIHIARNGEKESCVLCHHMNMPMDEQSGCNDCHQDMYQPTDAFRHDWHASPNNGNITCNECHDSNRERTASNVKDCDQCHNDLFPQNAAIRVEQYLAPSYTDAMHYLCVRCHKQKALELADKSDLALCSTCHESHQKDFMQAGIKNKFTHPYYNHVVFPGKAAEENENTGY; encoded by the coding sequence ATGGATAGATCAAATGTTTTCAAGTCGGTTCTCTGGATGATCACCGGATTGGGATTAGCGGCTTTTATAACGAGATTCTTGTTTGGCCTTGGCGCCGTTGCCAACATGAATGATGCTATTCCGTGGGGATTTTGGAAAGGCTTCAATGTTTTTCCGGGGATAGCGCTGGCTGGCGGTGGTTTTGTAATGACCGCTATAATTTATGTCATGCATAGAGAAGAATACCATCGTTACGCCAAGGTATCGGTTTTGCTGGCGTTGTTGGGTTATCTAACCGCCGCTACAGCATTATTTACCGAGTTGGGCTTACCCTGGATGATTTGGCATCCGATAATTTATTGGCAGCATCATTCGGCTTTATTTGAAGTGTCTTGGTGCGTGATGCTTTATCTTACGGTGCTCTTTTTAGAGTTTTTACCGGTTCCTCTCGAAGAAACAAGCAAGTTTGCCGGAATACGCAGGTTTCTGACTAAATATAAGATAGTGCTTGTTTTTCTGGGAATCATGATTTCGACGCTTCATCAATCCTCATTGGGCACAATGTGGTTAATCACCCCTTCAAAACTGCATCCTTTATGGTATACACCACTTTTGCCGATTCTCTTTTTCATCTCGGCTGTGGGAGTAGGGCCGCTTATGCTTATATTGGGAGTATTAGTAATTTCCTATGTGTATCGCAAGAAAATTGATTATGATATTCTTACCAAGTTAGCGCTGTTGGCATTATCTGTTGTGGCTATTTTTGGTCTTGTCAGGTTTGTGGATATCGGCGCAAGAGGCAAACTACCGCTTATTTTCAATGGTTCATGGCAAGCTTCATTGTTTATAATCGAAATAAGCCTGATGGTAATAATCCCAATAGTTTTTCTAGGAGTAAAAAAACTGCGTCATTCACAAGCTGGCCTCTGGGTTGCTGCGATTTCGGCAGTGATAGGCCTTGTTCTCAATCGAGCTAATATAGCTGGAATCATTGTAACTGCCGCAGGCCCCGGATATAAGCCTACCATATTTGAAGTCTTAATAAGTTTGTGTATAATCTCAGGGGCGATATTAGCGTTTCTATATGTTATAGAACGCTTCAAGGTTTGGGATCAAAAATGGGAAGATCCTCAAGATAAACCCGAAAGTAAACCGGTATTCGACCGCACTTCTGAGGTCTGGCTGGGAACGCCAAGATTGGCCTCAAGAACAATATATTCGCTTATACTCGTATTTGGTCTGGCTTTAGGTTTTGCTATTATCCCCAGTCATAGAATTTATAGCGATGGCATAAAAAATGTTCCTGCAATGAAGGCACGCGGCGGCGATTCGCTCTTTGTCGATGGCAACCATGACGGTTATGGCGCAGCTTTCAGACATGATATCCATATCGCCAGAAACGGCGAAAAAGAATCATGCGTATTGTGCCATCATATGAACATGCCTATGGATGAGCAAAGCGGATGCAATGACTGTCATCAAGACATGTATCAACCGACCGATGCTTTCAGGCATGACTGGCATGCAAGCCCCAATAATGGCAATATCACCTGTAATGAATGCCACGATAGCAATCGGGAACGCACGGCTTCTAATGTTAAAGACTGCGACCAATGTCATAACGATCTTTTTCCTCAAAACGCAGCGATTAGGGTTGAACAATATCTGGCGCCATCGTATACTGATGCTATGCATTATCTATGTGTCAGATGTCATAAACAGAAAGCTTTGGAATTGGCAGATAAATCTGATTTGGCTCTTTGTTCTACCTGTCATGAATCGCACCAAAAAGACTTTATGCAGGCCGGAATAAAGAATAAATTCACTCATCCCTACTATAATCATGTAGTGTTTCCCGGCAAGGCTGCAGAAGAGAATGAAAATACAGGCTACTAA
- a CDS encoding PAS domain-containing protein — protein MSDSRKSSQRRLNDLVYSQLFQLVPFNIAIIDRNYNIIKANRNFEEYFGSWKGKKCYKVYKKLDHPCEDCNSLLTFEDGKTRVIDGVGIDKDGRQAHYIVHIAPLKSSKSKQIDYIVEMSSDITETKRWQKEYQVLFDRVPCYITVIDKNYKIIRANESFRENFGDVTGEQCYSVYKHRKRKCPNCPAAKTFKDGQIHHSNQVGIKKAGEKTHYVVTTSPLGRGEEEVAHVIEISTDITATKKLESEVIEAERLAAVGQTVAGLAHSIKNILMGLEGGMYIVSKGLKKDDKNVIADGWEMLERNFEKTTSLVKDFLNFSKGRLPELKMVNPNDMVKDIISLYKEIAKGVGVTLEAELDPKIKKAPFDPKGIHTCLTNLVSNAIDACQMSEKKNCSVKIQTKDEKGILLFYVLDDGSGLDYEIKQKIFTTFFTTKGGKGTGLGLLTTKKIIQEHGGKISVYSKKGEGARFKMEFPKKRLYSLYKSYNLE, from the coding sequence ATGTCTGATTCTAGAAAAAGCAGCCAAAGAAGGCTTAACGACTTAGTCTATAGTCAATTATTCCAGTTGGTGCCGTTCAATATTGCTATAATAGACCGTAATTACAACATCATAAAAGCCAATAGAAACTTTGAAGAATATTTTGGCAGTTGGAAAGGCAAGAAATGTTATAAAGTATATAAGAAGCTTGATCATCCCTGTGAAGATTGCAACTCATTATTAACATTTGAAGACGGTAAAACAAGAGTAATTGATGGGGTTGGCATTGATAAAGATGGTCGTCAAGCTCATTATATTGTCCATATTGCTCCCTTAAAAAGCAGCAAAAGCAAGCAGATTGATTATATCGTCGAGATGTCCTCGGATATTACAGAGACTAAACGATGGCAGAAAGAGTATCAAGTATTATTCGATAGGGTTCCTTGTTATATTACAGTCATCGATAAAAATTACAAAATAATCAGGGCTAATGAAAGCTTTCGTGAAAATTTTGGGGATGTTACCGGTGAACAATGTTACAGTGTGTATAAACACAGAAAAAGAAAATGCCCAAATTGCCCTGCGGCTAAAACATTTAAAGACGGACAGATTCATCATTCTAATCAAGTGGGCATCAAAAAGGCCGGTGAGAAAACTCACTATGTAGTGACAACATCGCCCTTGGGACGAGGGGAAGAGGAAGTAGCCCATGTCATCGAAATATCGACTGATATTACCGCAACTAAAAAGCTGGAAAGTGAGGTAATTGAGGCCGAAAGGCTGGCGGCGGTTGGTCAAACTGTTGCCGGGTTGGCGCACAGCATAAAAAATATTCTTATGGGGCTTGAAGGCGGAATGTATATTGTCAGCAAAGGCTTGAAAAAGGACGATAAAAATGTTATTGCCGATGGTTGGGAAATGTTGGAGAGAAATTTCGAGAAGACCACTTCTCTCGTGAAAGATTTCCTCAATTTTTCCAAAGGCCGCTTACCGGAACTCAAGATGGTTAACCCTAACGATATGGTTAAAGATATCATCAGTCTATATAAAGAGATTGCAAAAGGTGTGGGAGTAACTTTGGAAGCCGAACTGGATCCCAAAATCAAAAAAGCTCCCTTTGACCCTAAAGGTATTCACACCTGTTTGACTAATCTGGTTTCAAATGCAATTGATGCCTGCCAGATGAGCGAAAAGAAAAACTGCTCGGTAAAAATTCAAACAAAGGATGAAAAAGGAATATTGTTATTCTATGTGTTGGATGATGGCAGCGGTTTAGATTATGAAATTAAACAAAAAATCTTTACTACATTTTTTACTACTAAAGGAGGAAAAGGCACTGGTCTTGGTCTTTTGACAACCAAAAAGATTATCCAGGAACATGGCGGTAAAATATCCGTTTATTCAAAAAAAGGGGAGGGAGCAAGGTTCAAAATGGAATTCCCTAAAAAAAGGCTTTATTCCCTGTACAAAAGTTATAATTTAGAATAA